A genomic region of Leptospira mtsangambouensis contains the following coding sequences:
- a CDS encoding ankyrin repeat domain-containing protein, producing MKNLIPLILLWAFVSCASLPYTIEDRKFDKAKQMIEEGAEVNQTSDCFHALTIAAMEGDEGLVKLLLDKGAKVDNRSKECDYTDRIGPFRMKFRWGARTALDRVANAKIAKLLLAKGANPNIAGYREYTFAPDFDAALWNAVRISDLELVKVLVEARANVNVYNSSGKNAIWEMAEARKSQGKPEFLSYLQSKGMKKLEITDAKAKTTDGKILTKYKHIATGAITEMPADIAKGVYENPKNYSALTINAADGAYYHYAEFVWAETGQNLYEWYLLRRKRTGTLK from the coding sequence ATGAAAAATCTCATTCCTCTTATCCTTTTATGGGCATTCGTCTCTTGTGCGAGTTTGCCCTACACAATCGAAGATCGTAAATTCGACAAAGCCAAACAAATGATTGAAGAAGGTGCTGAAGTAAACCAAACGTCTGATTGTTTTCATGCACTTACCATTGCTGCTATGGAAGGTGATGAAGGTCTAGTAAAACTTCTCCTAGACAAAGGTGCTAAAGTTGATAATCGCTCTAAAGAATGTGATTATACAGATCGAATTGGACCATTCCGAATGAAATTTCGTTGGGGTGCAAGAACAGCTCTCGACCGAGTGGCCAATGCTAAAATTGCAAAATTACTTTTGGCAAAAGGAGCCAATCCAAACATTGCAGGATACCGCGAATATACGTTTGCACCAGACTTTGACGCAGCCTTATGGAATGCCGTTCGTATCTCTGATTTGGAACTAGTAAAGGTTTTGGTGGAAGCTCGTGCGAACGTAAACGTTTACAATAGTTCTGGAAAAAATGCTATTTGGGAAATGGCCGAAGCTAGAAAATCCCAAGGAAAACCAGAATTTCTTTCTTACTTGCAATCCAAGGGAATGAAAAAACTCGAAATTACGGATGCAAAAGCCAAAACAACAGATGGCAAAATCCTCACTAAATACAAACACATTGCTACAGGTGCTATTACTGAAATGCCTGCAGATATCGCAAAAGGTGTGTATGAGAATCCTAAAAATTATTCAGCACTCACAATCAATGCAGCTGATGGGGCATACTACCATTATGCGGAATTTGTTTGGGCAGAAACGGGACAAAATTTGTATGAGTGGTATTTACTCCGCAGAAAAAGAACAGGTACTTTGAAATAA
- a CDS encoding pyruvate dehydrogenase complex E1 component subunit beta, with amino-acid sequence MAILTYREALNRAMVEEMEKDPSIYLMGEEVGHYQGAYKVSQGMLEKFGEERVIDTPISENGFAGIGVGSAMVGLRPIIEFMTWNFSLVAIDQIINSAAKMNYMSGGQFPMPIVFRGAGGAGGRLGAQHSQAFESWYAHCPGLKVVCPATPKDAYGLLKSSIRDNNPTIFIESEVLYGSKGEVPEQEYTIPLGLGEIKRKGTDITLVTWSRALGFAEEAAAILEKEGISVEIVDLRSLRPLDENLIYESVKKTNRALVVEEGWPVAGFGAQIAYLIQKNAFAYLDHPVERVTQMDVPMSYAANLERMSLPNATRVADTIREMLQ; translated from the coding sequence ATGGCCATTCTAACTTACAGAGAAGCGTTAAACCGTGCCATGGTGGAAGAAATGGAAAAAGATCCATCCATCTATTTAATGGGAGAAGAAGTGGGACATTACCAAGGGGCTTATAAAGTTTCCCAAGGGATGCTAGAAAAATTTGGGGAAGAGAGAGTGATTGACACTCCTATTTCTGAAAATGGATTTGCTGGGATTGGAGTGGGTTCGGCGATGGTTGGCTTACGCCCCATCATTGAATTTATGACTTGGAACTTCTCTCTTGTTGCCATTGATCAAATCATCAACTCAGCCGCAAAAATGAATTATATGAGTGGGGGCCAGTTCCCTATGCCGATTGTCTTTCGTGGTGCCGGGGGTGCGGGAGGAAGACTTGGTGCCCAACACTCCCAAGCTTTCGAATCTTGGTATGCCCATTGTCCAGGCCTCAAAGTGGTTTGTCCTGCCACTCCAAAGGATGCTTATGGCCTACTCAAATCTTCCATCAGAGACAATAACCCTACGATTTTTATTGAATCAGAAGTGTTATACGGATCCAAAGGAGAAGTCCCCGAACAGGAATACACCATTCCTTTGGGCCTTGGCGAAATCAAACGGAAAGGTACAGACATCACACTTGTGACTTGGTCTAGAGCTCTCGGGTTTGCCGAAGAAGCAGCGGCCATTCTCGAAAAAGAAGGGATCTCTGTCGAAATTGTGGATCTACGCAGTTTACGCCCGTTAGATGAAAATCTAATTTACGAATCTGTCAAAAAAACAAACAGGGCACTTGTTGTGGAAGAAGGATGGCCTGTGGCAGGATTTGGTGCCCAAATTGCTTACCTCATCCAAAAAAATGCCTTCGCTTATTTGGACCACCCCGTGGAACGAGTGACACAAATGGATGTTCCCATGTCTTATGCTGCCAACTTAGAAAGAATGAGTTTGCCAAACGCAACAAGAGTTGCCGATACCATCCGCGAGATGTTACAGTAG
- the pdhA gene encoding pyruvate dehydrogenase (acetyl-transferring) E1 component subunit alpha: protein MVSSIPKDSQSVSELKEFYRQMVLIRKFEEAAAKAYSVGKIGGFLHLYIGQEAVGVGSIAALTPKDYIVSTYRDHGHALARGLSPKPLMAELFGKGTGISKGNGGSMHFFDRNAHFMGGHGIVGGHISLAAGIAFASKFKKEDSVTICFFGEGAANIGSFHEGLNLAAIWKLPVVFICENNHYAMGTPEYRALAVKDVSVRAYAYDIARDHIEGDEVRKVRDHVQVAVERARRGEGPTLIEVSTYRFRGHSMSDPAKYRTKEELEAYKKKDPLMRARHELELGGIKTEELDKMDLEIQTQVDEAYQYAETSPEPPLSQLHKYVYSEDK from the coding sequence TTGGTTTCTTCTATCCCAAAAGACTCACAATCTGTGAGCGAGTTGAAAGAGTTCTACAGACAAATGGTACTTATACGAAAGTTTGAGGAAGCCGCTGCCAAAGCCTATAGCGTAGGAAAAATTGGTGGGTTTTTACATTTGTACATCGGCCAAGAGGCAGTGGGTGTTGGTTCGATCGCTGCCCTCACCCCAAAAGACTATATTGTTTCCACCTATAGAGACCACGGCCATGCACTGGCTAGAGGACTTAGTCCCAAACCTCTTATGGCTGAGTTATTTGGAAAAGGAACAGGGATCTCAAAAGGTAACGGCGGTTCGATGCACTTTTTTGATCGCAACGCACACTTTATGGGTGGGCACGGAATTGTGGGAGGTCATATCTCACTTGCCGCAGGGATTGCCTTTGCTTCTAAATTTAAAAAAGAAGATTCTGTCACCATTTGTTTTTTTGGCGAAGGTGCTGCCAATATTGGATCGTTTCATGAGGGTTTAAACCTTGCTGCTATTTGGAAACTTCCCGTCGTTTTCATATGCGAGAACAACCATTATGCGATGGGAACTCCCGAATATAGGGCTCTTGCTGTCAAAGATGTTTCTGTGAGGGCATATGCTTATGACATTGCTCGCGACCATATCGAAGGAGATGAAGTGAGAAAGGTCAGAGACCATGTCCAAGTGGCTGTAGAAAGAGCTCGCCGTGGTGAAGGACCAACTCTCATCGAAGTTTCCACTTACCGGTTTCGGGGCCATTCCATGTCGGATCCTGCCAAGTATAGAACCAAAGAAGAATTAGAAGCTTATAAAAAGAAAGACCCATTGATGCGAGCAAGACACGAACTTGAATTAGGTGGGATTAAAACAGAAGAATTGGACAAAATGGATTTGGAAATCCAAACCCAAGTGGATGAAGCTTACCAATACGCAGAGACATCACCAGAACCTCCCCTTTCCCAACTACACAAGTATGTGTATTCGGAGGATAAATAA
- a CDS encoding GatB/YqeY domain-containing protein, with amino-acid sequence MTLQETISTDLKTALKAKDETVLGTLRLIKAEIQYELTKTGASELTDTAVMQILKSNFKRRKDTAVEYDKANRPDLSSKEIQEAEVISRYIPKEVSEEEISRAVNEAIAELNANGAQDMGKVMGKVMAKFKGQNIDGSKVSSLAKQALSAS; translated from the coding sequence ATGACCCTGCAAGAGACGATTAGTACCGATCTAAAAACGGCATTAAAGGCCAAGGATGAAACAGTCCTCGGCACTTTGCGTCTCATCAAAGCAGAAATTCAATACGAATTAACCAAAACCGGTGCTTCCGAATTAACGGATACTGCAGTGATGCAGATTTTAAAATCCAATTTCAAACGTAGAAAGGACACAGCTGTCGAATATGACAAAGCCAATCGTCCCGATTTATCGAGCAAAGAAATTCAGGAAGCAGAAGTCATCTCACGTTATATTCCAAAAGAAGTCTCCGAAGAAGAAATCTCTCGAGCAGTGAACGAAGCCATTGCGGAATTGAATGCGAACGGAGCCCAGGATATGGGAAAGGTGATGGGTAAAGTAATGGCAAAATTTAAAGGGCAAAATATAGACGGCTCCAAGGTATCCTCTCTCGCAAAACAAGCACTTAGCGCCAGTTAA
- a CDS encoding CDP-alcohol phosphatidyltransferase family protein — MQIEEKKAKDLFQDRIFTLSNFLSVFRVLLLPFFFQSTYAYAHDPANLRAFSASIFYALAAVVSDYLDGLFARLLHQETTLGRYLDPVCDKLVTLGGLFVVTIHFDFPSWILIVYFIREILGVWLGGYLYLKRGLQGRPNWWGKFGVGIVAVSVIWYMSLPYFLKFGAPYSFLLHPVISAYVLLFVLTAGVVAYIVRYWNIVFHPEAIELDPENKKQAKKYQKI, encoded by the coding sequence ATGCAAATCGAAGAAAAAAAAGCCAAAGACCTTTTCCAGGATCGTATCTTTACCCTTTCCAATTTTTTATCTGTGTTTCGGGTGTTGTTACTCCCCTTTTTTTTCCAAAGCACATATGCCTATGCACATGATCCTGCGAACTTACGCGCTTTTTCTGCATCGATCTTTTATGCACTTGCTGCTGTCGTCAGTGATTACCTCGACGGACTCTTTGCTCGTCTCCTCCACCAAGAAACCACTCTCGGTAGATACTTAGATCCAGTCTGTGATAAACTCGTTACTCTCGGTGGACTCTTTGTGGTTACCATTCATTTTGATTTTCCTAGTTGGATCCTCATTGTATATTTTATTAGAGAGATCCTCGGTGTTTGGCTTGGTGGGTATTTGTATTTAAAACGTGGATTACAAGGTCGACCTAACTGGTGGGGAAAATTTGGTGTGGGAATTGTAGCCGTTTCCGTGATTTGGTATATGTCATTACCTTACTTTTTAAAGTTTGGTGCCCCTTATTCTTTTTTACTCCATCCTGTGATCTCTGCTTATGTTTTACTTTTTGTCCTCACAGCAGGTGTTGTGGCTTATATCGTTCGGTATTGGAATATTGTCTTCCATCCAGAAGCCATTGAGTTAGATCCAGAAAACAAAAAACAGGCCAAAAAATACCAAAAGATTTAA
- the rpsU gene encoding 30S ribosomal protein S21 has translation MTPQVGIYLKEGESIEAALRRFKRDCANAGIMSEIKRREYFEKPSVVKKKAVEAAKRKRDKKKRLFAKKDKL, from the coding sequence ATGACCCCACAAGTAGGGATTTATTTAAAAGAAGGGGAATCCATCGAGGCTGCGCTTCGTAGGTTCAAAAGAGATTGTGCGAATGCAGGTATCATGAGCGAAATCAAACGTCGTGAATACTTCGAAAAGCCGAGCGTTGTCAAAAAAAAGGCAGTCGAGGCAGCGAAACGCAAACGAGACAAAAAGAAAAGACTATTTGCTAAAAAAGATAAACTGTAA
- a CDS encoding pyruvate dehydrogenase complex dihydrolipoamide acetyltransferase has translation MAKIQEMTQLSPTMEEGTIVKWLKKEGDSVSPGDIIAEVETDKAVMEMEAFETGVILKILHSEGAKLKVGQALAVIGKPGEDVSSLLADLPKPSPNQTKPETALPKETQATQPSVSLPTTPVITSQESETKQNPTSMNSVTAVSEINPTNRGGLRVLASPLAKSIAIEHGVDLHTVIGTGPEGRITKKDVLDTLSQGSRSTQYASKAATRADEVVTLNGMRKTIAKRLTESKQNLPHFYLNVDVNAKAMESFRLELSEFQKHLDPELQVKVSLNDIIVKATAAALRLHPKVNASFQGDSILQFGRVDVGIAVSLDGGLLTPVIRGADGKSILEISKEVKELAKRARERKLKPEEFSGGTFTISNLGMYGISRFTAIINEPESGILAVGSVEDKPVVENGSVVAGRVLSLTLSCDHRVIDGAVGAEFLRTLKSLLEQPSLMAGVI, from the coding sequence ATGGCAAAAATTCAAGAAATGACCCAACTTTCCCCTACGATGGAAGAAGGAACCATTGTGAAGTGGTTAAAAAAAGAAGGAGATTCCGTCTCTCCTGGCGACATCATCGCCGAAGTAGAAACAGACAAAGCAGTGATGGAAATGGAGGCCTTTGAAACAGGAGTGATCTTAAAAATCCTACATTCAGAAGGTGCCAAATTAAAAGTGGGACAGGCTTTGGCTGTAATTGGGAAACCAGGGGAAGATGTATCTTCTCTGTTAGCGGATCTTCCCAAACCATCACCTAACCAAACAAAGCCAGAAACTGCACTCCCAAAAGAAACCCAAGCCACCCAACCTTCCGTTTCGTTACCCACGACCCCGGTAATCACTTCCCAAGAATCTGAAACAAAACAGAACCCAACCTCGATGAACTCGGTTACTGCGGTTAGCGAGATAAATCCAACAAACCGAGGAGGACTTCGTGTCCTTGCCTCTCCTCTGGCCAAATCGATTGCCATTGAACACGGAGTTGATTTGCATACAGTGATCGGAACAGGGCCTGAGGGAAGGATCACTAAAAAAGATGTTTTGGATACTTTAAGCCAAGGGTCTCGTTCAACTCAATACGCGAGCAAAGCCGCAACACGCGCAGATGAAGTTGTGACTTTGAATGGAATGCGAAAAACCATAGCCAAACGCCTGACCGAATCCAAACAAAATCTCCCCCACTTCTATTTGAATGTGGATGTAAATGCAAAGGCAATGGAGTCTTTTCGTTTGGAACTTTCCGAATTCCAAAAACATTTGGATCCAGAACTCCAAGTCAAAGTCAGTTTAAACGATATCATCGTCAAAGCCACTGCTGCAGCCCTAAGGCTTCATCCCAAAGTCAATGCGAGTTTCCAAGGAGATTCTATTTTACAATTTGGTCGAGTGGATGTAGGGATAGCTGTTTCTCTCGATGGAGGTCTTTTAACGCCCGTTATCCGTGGAGCAGATGGGAAATCCATTTTAGAAATTTCGAAAGAAGTGAAGGAACTAGCAAAACGTGCCCGGGAACGCAAACTAAAACCCGAAGAATTTTCAGGTGGAACTTTTACCATTTCCAATCTAGGAATGTATGGGATCAGTCGGTTCACTGCCATCATCAACGAACCAGAAAGTGGGATCTTGGCCGTTGGTTCTGTGGAAGACAAACCGGTTGTGGAAAATGGTTCCGTGGTAGCAGGCCGGGTTTTGTCTCTCACTTTGTCTTGCGACCACCGAGTGATCGATGGTGCGGTGGGGGCCGAATTTTTAAGGACTCTCAAGAGTCTTTTAGAACAACCGAGCCTTATGGCCGGTGTGATCTAA
- the fbp gene encoding class 1 fructose-bisphosphatase → MNATPKQKKLISLSQFILEEQLKIPHASGEFTALLSHLVYAAKIVGREVRKAGLLDDILGATDDTNVQGETQMKLDQYADNAFNQSLKICGHLCVLASEEHEHIIPIPGGYNIGKYTMAIDPLDGSSNIDTNVSIGTIFSIHQRLEPNSKEPGNEKDLLQQGHLQRCAGYIIYGSSTMLVLSTGKGVSGFTLDPSVGEFLLSHPNMQMPASGDIYSANEGNASYWSPEVQAYLQKIKSIEGGKKPKTARYIGSLVADFHRNLLKGGIFLYPNDTKSSKYPNGKLRLLYEAAPMAYIAEQAGGMAVTVKGERILDLTPKDLHERTTLIIGSKKEVEEFLTFVPKS, encoded by the coding sequence GTGAACGCAACACCGAAACAAAAAAAACTCATCTCTCTATCGCAATTCATTCTAGAAGAGCAACTCAAAATCCCTCATGCCTCGGGAGAATTTACGGCCCTTCTCAGCCACTTAGTCTACGCAGCCAAAATTGTTGGTCGCGAGGTCAGAAAAGCAGGGCTTTTAGATGATATTCTCGGTGCCACGGACGACACAAACGTCCAAGGCGAGACCCAAATGAAACTGGACCAATATGCGGACAATGCCTTCAACCAGTCCCTTAAAATATGTGGCCATCTTTGTGTTCTGGCCAGCGAAGAACACGAACATATCATTCCCATTCCTGGAGGCTACAATATTGGAAAGTACACGATGGCGATCGATCCTTTGGATGGATCCTCTAACATCGACACCAATGTATCGATTGGAACCATTTTCTCCATCCACCAAAGACTAGAACCCAATTCCAAAGAACCTGGAAACGAAAAAGATTTATTACAACAAGGCCATTTACAACGCTGCGCAGGTTATATCATTTATGGTTCTTCCACGATGCTTGTCCTTTCTACAGGAAAGGGTGTTTCTGGGTTTACCTTAGATCCAAGTGTGGGTGAATTTTTACTCTCCCATCCGAATATGCAAATGCCAGCGTCTGGGGATATTTATTCTGCCAATGAAGGAAACGCATCCTATTGGTCTCCGGAAGTACAAGCCTATCTCCAAAAAATCAAATCCATCGAAGGTGGAAAAAAACCAAAAACAGCTCGTTATATTGGATCACTTGTTGCGGATTTCCATAGAAACCTTTTGAAGGGAGGGATTTTCCTCTATCCGAATGATACAAAATCTTCCAAGTATCCGAATGGAAAACTTCGTTTGTTGTATGAAGCAGCTCCTATGGCGTATATCGCAGAACAAGCTGGTGGAATGGCCGTTACTGTTAAGGGTGAGAGAATCCTTGACCTGACCCCGAAAGACCTTCATGAAAGAACAACGCTCATTATTGGTAGCAAAAAGGAAGTAGAAGAATTTCTTACATTTGTTCCTAAGTCATAA
- the fliG gene encoding flagellar motor switch protein FliG: MKPENSTSATPGVRKAALLLLSLGKERAADVLKHLDDTMLEAVILEMSKIRSISKEEREVILKEFHNTIEDLNETTSGGLSTAKSLLEQTVGTEKANVILKKIHKEETKNDFEFLNQVEPGVLQGMLGTESPQIIAVTLSHLDPKKAADVLKLFPKPEQAKIAVRLATTSKTHPDVIQNIARILKKRYEERDKQEYSEAGGAHVLANILNFMEKGAEETILSELEESSPDVADQVREKLYTFEDILSLDNKEMRILINRLADDSSISLAIRGAGDEIRKKFLNNMSQNRSEDILDALDMKPRVTLREINEARSKIVQVARVLEEENQILFKKEKEEYIE; the protein is encoded by the coding sequence ATGAAGCCCGAGAACAGTACATCCGCCACTCCTGGCGTACGGAAAGCCGCCCTCCTCCTTTTATCCCTTGGCAAAGAAAGAGCTGCCGATGTCCTGAAACATCTCGATGACACCATGCTCGAAGCAGTGATTCTGGAAATGTCCAAAATCCGCTCCATCTCGAAAGAAGAAAGAGAGGTCATCTTAAAAGAATTTCATAATACCATAGAAGATTTAAACGAAACCACATCCGGTGGGCTCTCTACTGCGAAATCCCTTTTGGAACAGACTGTCGGAACAGAAAAAGCCAATGTGATCCTAAAAAAAATCCACAAAGAAGAGACTAAAAACGATTTTGAATTTTTAAACCAAGTGGAGCCGGGAGTTTTGCAAGGAATGCTCGGAACTGAATCTCCACAAATCATTGCCGTGACCTTATCACATTTGGATCCCAAAAAAGCGGCTGATGTTTTAAAACTCTTTCCCAAACCAGAACAGGCAAAAATAGCTGTAAGACTTGCCACCACTTCCAAAACCCATCCTGATGTGATCCAAAATATCGCAAGGATCCTCAAAAAACGATATGAAGAAAGGGACAAACAGGAATACTCCGAAGCAGGTGGGGCTCACGTCCTTGCGAACATTTTGAACTTTATGGAAAAAGGGGCCGAAGAAACGATTCTTTCCGAACTAGAAGAATCTTCACCCGATGTAGCCGACCAAGTCCGTGAAAAACTTTATACCTTTGAAGACATCCTTTCTTTGGATAATAAAGAAATGCGAATCCTTATCAACCGTTTGGCTGATGACTCGTCCATATCTCTTGCCATCCGTGGTGCCGGAGATGAAATCAGGAAAAAATTCCTAAACAATATGAGCCAAAACAGGTCTGAAGATATTTTAGATGCCCTGGATATGAAACCACGAGTCACCTTACGAGAGATAAACGAAGCAAGAAGTAAAATTGTGCAAGTGGCGAGAGTTTTAGAAGAAGAAAACCAGATTCTATTTAAGAAAGAAAAAGAAGAATATATTGAGTGA
- a CDS encoding PP2C family protein-serine/threonine phosphatase has product MVGPFHSLVRKWNHILIQFVSFVLGPTDRFVMRHRILNGTLFAGIIAMGVGLTSEFFREGFEIGGLISLWVAFGFACLFYYLARFKNKFQILILPTFIISSLTSFLQIKYSGGIVSANVMLLAPILVLNMLILGKKFDWMAIVFFVGALFGVNYIQTVHPEWFFDYSSEKARSEDFLITGVSILFLLGLMLRTLNRSYEDAIGEVSRLKYQQDGDYYLTSLLTRPLSGIRIRSKTVQFQTYIKQKKSFQFKNREYELGGDICVADQIVLRGRSYLVFANGDAMGKSMQGAGGVLVFGTAFRALVERTHREGILSGYYPERWLHTALNDLNDVFEGFDGSMSMSLLLGLVDEENGFLYYLNAEHPFPIRLRDGKASFLSEEATNFKLGMQKDKARIETCWIRPGDTIIIGSDGRDDLSMGNTTDTNRVINMDHTSILLHAEASLGDIETLGKILQKIGELTDDLSLLSIRFHPQTQWDSRERNANLEEPIRLHKKNQDKEALPLLIRYADLHPFDPAVWKLLHRVYRKLEKPAEAGRAAENFSNLHPSGLQMIFDGAIQYAKASLIDDAIDMAERIYSRKPEVIPVIKILSRLYRKSKRPDKAEEYQKEILRLQNHRST; this is encoded by the coding sequence ATGGTAGGTCCATTCCATTCATTGGTTCGAAAATGGAATCATATTCTAATCCAATTCGTTTCTTTTGTTCTGGGACCAACCGATCGGTTTGTGATGAGGCATCGTATCTTAAATGGAACACTCTTTGCGGGCATCATTGCGATGGGAGTGGGACTTACCTCTGAATTCTTTCGTGAAGGATTTGAAATAGGTGGCCTTATTTCTCTTTGGGTTGCTTTTGGATTTGCTTGTCTTTTTTATTATTTAGCACGGTTTAAAAACAAATTTCAAATCCTCATCCTTCCCACTTTTATCATAAGTTCACTGACATCCTTTTTACAAATCAAATACAGTGGTGGGATTGTCAGTGCCAATGTGATGTTACTGGCTCCCATCCTTGTATTGAATATGCTCATCCTTGGAAAGAAGTTTGATTGGATGGCCATTGTATTTTTTGTCGGAGCCCTCTTTGGAGTGAATTACATCCAGACAGTTCATCCCGAATGGTTTTTTGATTATTCTTCAGAGAAGGCTCGCAGTGAAGACTTTCTCATCACAGGAGTTTCCATTTTATTTTTACTCGGACTGATGTTACGAACTCTCAATCGTTCCTATGAAGATGCCATAGGAGAAGTGAGTCGTTTGAAATACCAACAAGATGGAGATTATTATCTTACGTCACTTCTCACTCGTCCTCTTTCCGGGATTCGCATCCGTTCGAAAACGGTTCAGTTCCAAACCTATATCAAACAAAAGAAATCATTCCAATTCAAAAATAGAGAATATGAACTGGGAGGAGATATCTGTGTGGCAGACCAGATTGTTCTTCGTGGACGCAGTTATCTTGTTTTTGCCAATGGGGATGCAATGGGTAAATCAATGCAAGGAGCAGGGGGAGTCCTTGTGTTTGGGACTGCCTTTCGTGCTTTGGTAGAACGAACTCATAGAGAAGGAATCCTTTCTGGATATTATCCCGAACGATGGTTACACACTGCACTCAATGACTTAAATGATGTGTTTGAAGGTTTTGATGGTTCGATGTCCATGTCCCTTCTCCTTGGTTTAGTGGATGAAGAAAATGGATTTTTGTATTACCTGAATGCGGAACATCCTTTTCCGATTCGATTGAGAGATGGAAAGGCTAGTTTTTTATCGGAAGAAGCCACCAATTTTAAATTGGGAATGCAAAAGGACAAAGCAAGGATTGAAACTTGTTGGATTCGCCCAGGAGATACCATCATCATTGGATCCGATGGGCGTGATGATCTCAGTATGGGAAATACAACCGATACAAACCGAGTGATCAATATGGACCATACATCGATTTTGTTACATGCGGAAGCAAGTCTTGGGGATATTGAAACTTTGGGCAAAATTCTCCAAAAAATCGGAGAATTAACAGATGATCTTTCTTTACTGAGCATAAGGTTCCATCCCCAAACCCAATGGGATTCCAGGGAGAGAAATGCGAATTTAGAAGAGCCGATCCGGCTTCACAAAAAAAACCAGGACAAGGAAGCCCTCCCATTGCTCATCCGATATGCTGACCTCCATCCCTTTGACCCAGCCGTATGGAAATTATTGCACCGAGTGTATCGTAAACTGGAGAAACCGGCCGAAGCTGGTCGTGCCGCTGAGAATTTTTCTAATCTCCACCCATCAGGGCTTCAAATGATCTTTGATGGTGCCATCCAATATGCAAAAGCAAGTTTGATTGATGATGCCATTGACATGGCCGAAAGGATCTACAGTAGGAAACCGGAGGTAATCCCGGTCATTAAGATTCTCAGTCGGCTGTATCGAAAGTCAAAACGGCCAGACAAAGCAGAAGAATACCAAAAAGAAATCCTACGTTTACAAAATCACAGAAGTACTTGA